In Chryseobacterium lactis, a single genomic region encodes these proteins:
- a CDS encoding type VI secretion system Vgr family protein, whose product MFQKDMDHINSSTGAGESSSSSTVFSSQPEKAGAKTFFDKPMQNNERSLTKGKLWKNQPTSKIYNAGAISENEVNGLNRLVKLEIVVEGTSIRFFKHFKLAQSAVKHHSFELTLAHDTLGDAENHNLEEAQNFLGKRITVVFRYKDVEESPERNFVGVVTEVGFSQDQGSLGNIVLIGESPTILLDAAPHTQSFGGSQEISLNSIAQQVISEGLDPNKFDFRVDAKYGNVSYSSQYEETHYNYLGRIAEAYGEQFFYDGEVLHFGKLPPAENPVKLVYGRNLSDVKIRMKAQHVKPSFYGYNSRKNEKLTGGDPVIKHTSDIAQRAYEISANTFKTPSLRIAPIKANSFLDVEASQKGTAGSKAAEVFVTTGISTVPFLYPGCIADMEMRKAETSDTSYFTRLLLTEVIHEVDARGYYSGRFEAIAADSGYIPRPEFITPKAEPQFGKVVSNTDPLNQGRVQVQFDWQQGKDSSEFIRVMSPDAGSSDDVKTNRGFMSVPEVGDQVMVNFVYQHPDRPFVMGGLFHGGIGAGGGTGNNIMSFSGRSGAELKYDNGAGSMNLKDKGGANMHFDGTGNATTDANLNHIVNAGSTSSINVGAKENSPATSVFEMDDEGNINFKGKKSLTITIGGSSLQMKEDGTISLTGKDITVTGSNNLAINATPSEKGGGSGTIDITAKGGDITISNDKNINVKGGIEVKLT is encoded by the coding sequence ATGTTTCAGAAAGACATGGATCATATAAATTCGTCAACAGGAGCAGGAGAAAGTAGCAGTTCATCCACTGTTTTTTCTTCACAACCTGAAAAAGCAGGGGCAAAGACTTTCTTTGATAAGCCAATGCAGAATAACGAAAGATCACTAACAAAAGGGAAGCTATGGAAGAACCAGCCTACTTCAAAAATTTATAATGCTGGTGCGATTTCAGAAAATGAAGTAAATGGGCTGAACAGGTTGGTAAAACTCGAAATAGTTGTTGAAGGCACTTCAATTCGATTCTTCAAGCATTTCAAGCTTGCACAGAGTGCTGTAAAGCATCATAGCTTTGAGTTGACCTTAGCGCACGATACATTAGGAGATGCTGAAAACCACAATCTGGAAGAGGCACAGAATTTCCTTGGAAAAAGGATTACCGTAGTTTTCAGATATAAAGACGTAGAGGAAAGCCCTGAAAGAAATTTTGTCGGGGTTGTGACTGAGGTTGGTTTCAGCCAGGATCAGGGCAGTCTGGGTAATATAGTCCTTATTGGCGAAAGTCCAACAATTTTGTTGGATGCTGCACCCCATACCCAAAGTTTTGGGGGAAGTCAGGAAATTAGTCTCAATAGTATTGCCCAGCAGGTTATAAGCGAAGGGCTTGATCCAAATAAATTTGATTTCAGAGTTGATGCGAAGTACGGGAATGTAAGTTACAGTTCGCAATATGAAGAAACACATTATAACTATTTAGGGCGGATTGCGGAGGCTTATGGAGAACAGTTCTTCTATGATGGGGAGGTATTGCATTTTGGAAAGCTACCTCCGGCTGAAAACCCTGTAAAGCTAGTATATGGAAGGAACCTTAGCGATGTGAAAATAAGGATGAAAGCCCAGCATGTTAAGCCTTCTTTCTACGGTTACAATAGCCGTAAAAATGAGAAATTGACCGGGGGAGATCCCGTTATTAAACATACATCGGATATTGCTCAGCGAGCGTATGAAATCTCTGCTAACACTTTTAAAACTCCTTCATTGCGTATAGCTCCCATAAAGGCCAATTCTTTTTTGGATGTTGAAGCTTCGCAGAAGGGCACGGCTGGCAGCAAGGCTGCCGAAGTATTTGTCACAACTGGCATATCCACTGTACCGTTCCTATATCCAGGATGTATAGCGGACATGGAAATGCGAAAAGCTGAAACCAGCGATACTTCCTATTTTACCCGTTTGTTATTGACGGAAGTCATTCATGAAGTTGATGCAAGGGGCTATTATAGCGGGCGTTTTGAGGCTATTGCAGCTGATTCGGGTTATATCCCCCGACCCGAATTTATAACCCCTAAAGCTGAACCACAATTTGGAAAGGTGGTATCCAACACCGATCCATTAAACCAGGGAAGAGTTCAGGTTCAATTCGACTGGCAACAGGGCAAGGATAGCTCCGAGTTTATCCGCGTAATGTCACCTGATGCAGGTAGCAGTGATGATGTGAAAACCAATAGGGGCTTTATGTCAGTTCCGGAGGTAGGAGATCAGGTGATGGTAAATTTCGTCTATCAGCATCCGGACCGACCGTTTGTGATGGGTGGACTTTTCCACGGTGGCATTGGAGCTGGCGGAGGAACAGGAAACAATATTATGTCTTTCAGTGGAAGGAGTGGAGCAGAACTAAAATATGATAATGGGGCAGGTTCCATGAATCTTAAAGACAAAGGTGGCGCAAATATGCATTTTGATGGGACAGGCAATGCCACAACAGATGCAAATTTAAATCATATTGTCAACGCTGGCAGTACAAGTTCCATCAATGTAGGGGCAAAAGAAAACAGTCCTGCAACTTCGGTATTTGAAATGGATGATGAGGGTAATATCAATTTTAAGGGAAAAAAGAGCCTGACGATCACCATCGGTGGCAGTTCGCTGCAAATGAAAGAAGATGGTACGATCAGCTTGACTGGAAAGGACATCACTGTTACCGGAAGCAACAATCTGGCAATAAATGCCACACCGTCTGAAAAGGGTGGTGGTTCAGGCACGATCGACATCACGGCCAAAGGAGGTGATATTACGATCAGCAATGACAAGAATATAAATGTAAAAGGAGGAATTGAAGTAAAATTGACCTAA
- a CDS encoding DUF4280 domain-containing protein: MEYLKDQAILDCDKGLLTSTLIVTSNPKIKLREGKFATDKDNIAGLNIPHFGLCAMKGICRLNLELSGVPLTWIKPVPKIKILDKKPLSDVSKCICPYGGIISCKNSGQL; this comes from the coding sequence ATGGAATATCTAAAAGACCAGGCAATACTGGATTGCGACAAGGGCCTACTGACATCAACATTGATTGTTACTTCCAATCCAAAGATCAAGCTCCGGGAGGGAAAGTTCGCAACTGATAAAGACAATATTGCCGGATTGAATATCCCTCATTTTGGATTGTGCGCAATGAAAGGAATCTGCCGTTTAAATCTTGAACTTTCAGGCGTTCCATTGACATGGATCAAACCGGTACCAAAGATCAAAATATTGGATAAAAAACCATTATCTGATGTATCAAAATGTATATGTCCTTATGGTGGTATTATAAGCTGTAAGAACTCAGGACAACTATAA